The following are from one region of the Cyclopterus lumpus isolate fCycLum1 chromosome 21, fCycLum1.pri, whole genome shotgun sequence genome:
- the rftn2 gene encoding raftlin-2: MGCGLRKLEDPEDSSPGKIYSTLKRPQVETKTETVYEYVLLDFSLEGSRPTVQYVASLSELPQALQPYYTQGYVLTTLHPIILSVGRTRSLPFSLLYRAILARPRSSKQMASMCHSVPMLKVEEWPLPGEALTGDTVRALIDRVNSSARGGVRFVGSVLQQVSGITNGRVHSPKGGCRSPPRTPPGTPPGDRELEENTYSPDLRLLVFFHSWAPGCAPLDSLACQYHQGALSMRVSRKGQVVSSLEADWLELTAAYYRKGWSLVDSFVYWDTPKGEPVPRSLEGLFVYEERSTSPPANDTIVVEQWTVIEGTNVKTDYGPLLHTLAEFGWLLTCVLPTPIIRHDSDGNLATKQVVFLQRPVRSQASSGQPRNQASSVLGDVSSRSVSRAVSRPVPPEEEEEEELSPTAGGIGGFPVFGGGYPSALSHLEEGGFEQEEGKAEVTCM, translated from the exons ATGGGCTGCGGCTTGCGGAAACTGGAGGACCCGGAGGACAGCAGCCCGGGGAAGATCTACTCCACCCTGAAGAGACCgcaggtggagaccaaaacggagaCGGTGTACGAGTACGTGCTGCTCGACTTTAGCCTGGAAG GGAGTCGTCCTACGGTGCAATATGTGGCGTCCCTGTCTGAGCTGCCCCAGGCGCTGCAGCCCTACTACACACAAGGCTACGTCCTGACCACCCTGCACCCCATCATCCTGTCGGTGGGTCGAACCCGCTCACTCCCCTTCAGCCTGCTCTACAGAGCCATCCTGGCCCGTCCCAGGTCCAG TAAGCAGATGGCGTCCATGTGTCACAGCGTGCCGATGTTGAAGGTGGAGGAGTGGCCGTTACCTGGAGAGGCGCTGACGGGCGACACGGTCCGAGCGCTCATCGACCGG GTGAACAGCAGCGCCCGGGGGGGCGTTCGATTCGTTGGCTCGGTCCTCCAGCAGGTGAGCGGGATCACCAACGGCAGGGTGCACAGTCCCAAGGGGGGCTGTCGCTCCCCTCCACGCACCCCTCCTGGTACTCCGCCCGGAGACCGAGAGCTGGAGGAAAACACCTACAGTCCTG ACTTGAGGTTGCTGGTCTTCTTCCACTCCTGGGCTCCGGGCTGCGCTCCTCTGGACTCGCTGGCCTGTCagtaccaccagggggcgctctCCATGCGCGTTTCCAGGAAGGGCCAGGTGGTCAGCTCTCTGGAAGCTGATTGGCTGGAGCTGACCGCCGCCTACTACCGCAAAGGCTGGTCGTTGGTGGACTCCTTCGTCTACTGGGACACGCCCAAAG gtgagcCGGTGCCCAGGTCTCTGGAGGGTTTGTTTGTGTACGAGGAGAGAAGTACCTCTCCTCCTGCCAATGACACCATCGTCGTAGAGCAGTGGACCGTcatcgag GGCACCAATGTGAAAACAGACTACGGGCCTCTCCTTCACACTCTGGCCGAGTTTGGTTGGCTGCTCACGTGCGTGCTGCCCACTCCCATCATCCGCCATGACAG CGACGGGAATCTGGCCACCAAGCAGGTGGTGTTTCTCCAGAGGCCGGTCAGAAGCCAGGCGTCGTCGGGACAGCCGAGgaaccag GCGTCATCGGTGCTCGGCGACGTGTCCAGCCGCTCCGTGAGTCGCGCGGTCAGCCGCCCCGTCCctccggaggaggaggaggaggaggagctgtctCCGACCGCCGGGGGCATCGGGGGATTCCCGGTGTTCGGAGGGGGGTATCCCAGCGCCCTGTCCCACCTGGAGGAGGGCGGCTTCGAGCAGGAAGAGGGCAAAGCGGAGGTCACCTGCATGTGA
- the mob4 gene encoding MOB-like protein phocein encodes MVMAEGTAVLRRNRPGTKAKDFYNWQDESFEEMDSTLAVQQYIQQNIRSDCSNIDKILEPPEGQDEGVWKYEHLRQFCLELNGLAVKLQSECHPDTCTQMTATEQWIFLCAAHKTPKECPAIDYTRHTLDGAACLLNSNKYFPSRVSIKESSVAKLGSVCRRIYRIFSHAYFHHRQIFDKYENETFLCHRFTRFVMKYNLMSKDNLIVPILEEEVQNTSSAGESEA; translated from the exons ATGGTCATGGCGGAGGGTACTGCAGTTCTCAGGAGGAATCGGCCTGGAACCAAGGCAAAG GATTTCTACAACTGGCAGGATGAATCATTTGAGGAGATGGACAGCACCCTGGCTGttcaacag TACATTCAGCAGAACATTAGATCAGATTGCTCAAATATCGACAAAATCCTAGAGCCTCCGGAGGGCCAGGATGAAGGGGTGTGGAAGTACGAACACCTCAG GCAGTTCTGTCTGGAGCTCAATGGACTAGCCGTAAAACTGCAG AGCGAGTGCCATCCAGACACCTGCACCCAGATGACGGCCACAGAGCAGTGGATCTTTTTATGTGCTGCCCACAAGACACCCAAAGAG TGCCCTGCCATTGATTACACCAGGCACACGCTGGACGGAGCTGCCTGTCTTCTCAATAGCAACAAATACTTCCCCAGCAG GGTGAGCATCAAGGAGTCATCAGTGGCAAAACTGGGCTCCGTCTGTCGTCGCATCTATAGGATATTCTCTCATGCCTACTTCCACCATCGCCAGATATTTGACAAGTATGAG AATGAAACGTTCCTGTGTCACCGGTTCACACGCTTCGTCATGAAATACAACCTGATGTCCAAGGACAACCTGATCGTGCCCAttctggaggaggaagtgcagaACACCTCATCAGCTGGGGAGAGCGAGGCCTAA
- the LOC117750460 gene encoding protein FAM171B-like — MRLLLCLLSALVSRGDGKAAGGWFTPTGQSLHINDGDFATRDHTRREPLQHPQRALHASPDSAFDLKVQVNNALSRHYLSQAMVEVYVNYTRTNAALTGEDGAVLLNVPFQTGMPITIVAGKDGYMCTLLPCKTNRMPIFSSVTMSLLGLNQGNIWLFDDSVLITGKTSDAASRPIVQFPKSLLNLTDSSNTTSVKAFLTIPKLPSKEDSFLHTLGIMSSGSGYVSVELSPVAAVSVQLFSGDTELHVSGPIQIRLSIPDGCGLQTSNVVPAWFLNRTTGGWMRKGLGTVVSVEGKLVWTFTAPHLGYWIAAPLSSTRGFFGIAIPIDFLSHHSSLLMVVLGGMLVIVSCLLVGLLFDRRRSLSEIKTKILPAMRKDQTTSTCDGEVFAVSSADSSHLRTGLNCSFAERGDNRHNNTIISMHNGDVIANPNAVAIRVECNNPEPNTDLSDLMCLHQTAAPIRAPASLTENLFFYNQPVDIFHAPAFFHLEGQPEQPQWSKSATLPRAGSAAEAPSRDGFAPALPESPPAAQNQAAENEDQLGVLEGSRAATSTGTSRGHFSLTESASVPGTLNKISGGGRHSLRAFADLSKIPSTQPPRAWFVSLEGKPAAEIHYAVSEQQRRRRPVESRETSLDSGVDMSELNQAPRRRAVALERNATFVKSIKHAPPQ, encoded by the exons ATGCGCCTGTTGCTCTGTCTGCTATCCGCGCTGGTTTCACGCGGGGACGGCAAGGCGGCTGGAGGCTGGTTCACTCCGACCGGACAGTCGCTGCATATCAATGACGGGGACTTCGCCACCCGGGATCACACGAGGCGAGAGCCCCTTCAGCACCCGCAACGAGCGCTCCACGCATCGCCAG ATTCTGCTTTTGACCTAAAGGTCCAGGTCAACAACGCGCTGAGTCGTCATTACCTGAGCCAGGCGATGGTGGAGGTCTACGTCAACTACACCAGGACCAACGCAGCTCTTACTGGGGAGGACGGCGCTGTTTTACTCAATGTGCCTTTCCAAACTGGGATGCCAATCACGATTGTGGCCGGAAAGGACGGTTACATGTGCACACTGCTGCCTTGTAAAACCAACAGAATGCCAA TATTTTCATCTGTGACCATGTCACTACTTGGTCTGAATCAGGGGAACATCTGGCTCTTCGATGATTCTGTCCTGATCACTGGCAAAACATCTG ACGCTGCATCGCGGCCTATTGTCCAGTTTCCCAAGAGCCTGCTGAATCTGACAGACAGCAGTAACACCACTTCTGTTAAAGCCTTCCTGACAATCCCCAAGCTGCCGTCAAAGGAGGACAGCTTTCTTCACACGTTGGGCATCATGAGCAGTGGATCAG GATACGTCAGCGTGGAGTTGAGTCCCGTGGCGGCCGTCAGTGTGCAGCTTTTCTCAGGAGACACGGAGCTACATGTGAGTGGGCCCATCCAGATCCGCCTCAGCATTCCAGACGGCTGTGGACTTCAGACTTCCAATGTGGTTCCAGCATGGTTCCTTAACCGGACCACTG GTGGATGGATGAGGAAGGGGCTTGGGACGGTGGTGTCAGTAGAAGGGAAACTCGTGTGGACATTCACAGCGCCTCACCTTGGTTACTGGATTGCAGCACCTTTGTCATCCACCAGAG GTTTCTTCGGAATTGCCATCCCCATTGACTTCCTCTCACACCACTCGTCTCTGCTGATGGTTGTCCTTGGAGGAATGCTTGTtattgtctcctgtctcctggtTGGGTTATTGTTTGATCGCAG ACGTTCGCTCagtgaaattaaaacaaagatCCTACCGGCGATGAGAAAAGACCAAACCACCTCAACATGTGACGGGGAAGTCTTCGCCGTGTCTTCAGCGGACTCCTCTCATCTCCGGACTGGACTGAACTGTTCATTCGCGGAACGGGGGGACAATCGGCACAACAACACTATTATTTCTATGCACAACGGCGATGTGATAGCCAACCCCAATGCTGTGGCTATCAGGGTGGAGTGCAACAACCCGGAGCCAAACACCGACCTGAGTGATCTGATGTGTTTGCACCAAACCGCCGCTCCGATCAGAGCGCCGGCCTCTCTGACGGAGAATTTGTTTTTCTACAACCAGCCTGTTGACATTTTTCACGCCCCAGCATTCTTCCACTTGGAGGGGCAGCCGGAGCAGCCCCAGTGGAGCAAGTCGGCCACTCTTCCCCGCGCAGGCTCCGCAGCTGAGGCCCCGAGTCGAGACGGCTTCGCGCCGGCTCTGCCGGAAAGTCCCCCCGCCGCCCAGAACCAGGCGGCGGAAAACGAGGACCAGCTTGGGGTCCTAGAGGGCTCTCGGGCAGCAACTTCAACCGGCACATCCAGGGGTCACTTCAGCCTCACGGAGTCGGCCTCGGTCCCAGGGACATTGAATAAAATCAGTGGCGGCGGACGACACTCCCTGCGTGCCTTCGCAGACCTTTCTAAAATCCCCTCAACTCAGCCTCCTCGAGCCTGGTTTGTGTCACTGGAGGGCAAACCCGCAGCTGAGATCCACTACGCCGTGTCAGAGCAGCAGAGGCGCCGGAGGCCAGTCGAGAGTCGAGAAACCAGCTTAGACTCGGGAGTGGATATGAGCGAACTGAACCAGGCGCCCAGAAGGAGGGCCGTGGCGCTGGAGCGCAATGCCACTTTTGTCAAAAGCATTAAGCATGCACCTCCACAGTAA